The Sulfurimonas hydrogeniphila genome includes a window with the following:
- a CDS encoding MFS transporter: MASFKALKGQGDAKTLFAAFLYFDFSFMVWTMLGPLATEISESLAMHGFIMSASQKATLLSIPILAGALLRIVLGFGVDKFGAKKTALMSQAVVISVLFYAYFRGETITYNELLIVAVGLGFAGASFAVALPQAGQWYPPKLQGVVLGIAGAGNIGVVVDFMFAPKIAELWGWQAVFLVGGALSTLIFVTYIFLAKDAPKEVYTPRPKKLKDYAKLLRDRDTWWFNLFYAVSFGGFVGFAGYMKVYLMNTYQADMSSFGLSVFNEPNVKVIAGYFGALTIFAGAVLRPVGGAVADKMGGVKSLYIFFGIVAALAIVNATVTLPFWVAIAVLFAIMANLGMANGAVFQLVPQRFGKDIGIMTGIIGAAGGLGGTALIKTLGWSKGAFDGYSAGFMIFAGVVLVAIMGISLVKTRWRTTWGVAAGGRI, translated from the coding sequence ATGGCAAGTTTTAAAGCCCTCAAAGGTCAAGGCGATGCAAAAACACTTTTTGCAGCTTTTCTTTATTTTGATTTTAGCTTTATGGTCTGGACCATGCTAGGCCCATTGGCAACAGAAATCAGTGAATCATTGGCAATGCACGGATTTATAATGAGTGCCTCACAAAAAGCCACACTGCTTTCTATTCCGATTTTGGCAGGAGCACTGCTTCGTATTGTACTTGGATTCGGTGTTGATAAATTCGGTGCGAAAAAAACAGCGCTTATGAGTCAGGCAGTTGTTATATCTGTGCTGTTTTACGCCTATTTCAGAGGAGAGACCATTACCTATAATGAACTCCTGATTGTAGCTGTCGGTCTCGGATTTGCAGGTGCTTCTTTTGCGGTTGCATTGCCACAGGCAGGACAGTGGTATCCGCCAAAACTGCAGGGAGTCGTTTTGGGAATTGCAGGTGCCGGCAATATTGGTGTTGTTGTTGACTTTATGTTTGCTCCAAAAATAGCAGAACTTTGGGGGTGGCAGGCAGTCTTTTTAGTTGGTGGAGCATTATCAACCTTAATCTTTGTAACATACATCTTTTTGGCAAAAGATGCACCAAAAGAGGTTTACACGCCCCGTCCTAAAAAACTCAAAGATTATGCCAAACTCTTACGTGACAGAGACACTTGGTGGTTTAACCTCTTTTATGCAGTAAGCTTTGGAGGATTTGTCGGATTTGCAGGATATATGAAAGTTTATCTTATGAACACCTATCAAGCCGATATGAGTAGTTTTGGACTCAGTGTATTTAATGAACCCAATGTTAAAGTCATTGCCGGTTATTTTGGAGCGCTTACAATTTTTGCCGGTGCAGTCTTGAGACCTGTCGGGGGTGCTGTTGCAGATAAAATGGGTGGTGTCAAATCACTTTATATCTTTTTTGGTATTGTAGCCGCATTGGCAATTGTAAATGCAACTGTCACTCTGCCGTTTTGGGTTGCAATTGCAGTACTCTTTGCAATAATGGCAAACCTTGGCATGGCGAACGGGGCAGTTTTTCAACTTGTGCCTCAGCGATTTGGCAAAGATATTGGAATCATGACAGGGATTATCGGTGCAGCCGGCGGACTCGGGGGTACAGCCCTTATTAAAACGCTTGGATGGTCAAAAGGTGCCTTTGACGGCTATTCGGCTGGTTTTATGATATTTGCCGGTGTTGTACTTGTAGCTATCATGGGAATAAGTTTGGTAAAAACACGATGGAGAACAACCTGGGGCGTTGCAGCCGGAGGAAGAATATAA
- a CDS encoding ferredoxin--nitrite reductase, with translation MQLQVLEKAYEARSKKVNKIETVKNLKNPMEAFEKITEYAREGYDAIEDEDKKYFLKCFGIFDKDGLTPKQFMMRVRVAGGHLNAIQAKKIGEIAKNFGQDYIDITTRAQIELRFLNIEDMPAVLNGLEEVGLTSYQTGVDNFRNIVTDPFDKDGFDNVLPSYDLLKKIEKTFLKNPDWISTLPRKFNTGISGSLANRCNVFGHDCSLVLAQKDGVYGYNMFLGGRVGMIAKNADIFLANEEEVLQAYGALIAIFQKYGFRDNRNKNRLHFLIEAVGMAEISAAIRDVAGVNFATAGDTMTQIDPVDSEHGKIQLRDGSFGVQIIVPSGIFTGSDLIKVSELSQNHGNNEIRFSVEQNIYILGVKDTAALLEDPFFIKYKNINTPYFNNLVACAGTKHCAFGVIENKEDAIEMAAYLSKAVPLESGRVRMYWSACVKGCGTHEIGDIGFEGCKAKVKGQTEDGVHITIGGKIVSEGKNGYTVIKSAPLKFSKYFVETLVLEYKKLRLKNESFEAFHDRILAQYSHAYIGFYMQLQAYLRLKNIAIDLNINKIPKTGHIEEFELFELGRKLYFALSKQEPYTAYNRFTNENPREKLIPLNKIVSDIDKNINELVFKMLDVEAKRAVVFSELLPLINLADND, from the coding sequence TTGCAATTACAAGTATTAGAAAAAGCATATGAAGCTAGAAGTAAAAAAGTTAATAAAATCGAAACAGTCAAAAACCTTAAAAATCCTATGGAGGCTTTTGAAAAGATAACAGAGTATGCACGAGAGGGATATGATGCAATTGAGGATGAAGACAAAAAATATTTTTTGAAATGTTTTGGAATCTTTGACAAAGACGGTCTCACGCCGAAGCAGTTTATGATGAGAGTCAGAGTTGCAGGGGGACACCTCAACGCAATTCAGGCAAAAAAAATCGGAGAAATTGCAAAAAATTTCGGTCAGGATTATATTGATATCACAACCAGAGCACAAATTGAACTCCGTTTTTTAAATATCGAAGATATGCCTGCTGTTTTAAACGGACTTGAAGAAGTCGGACTCACCTCCTACCAGACAGGTGTGGACAACTTTAGAAATATCGTCACAGACCCATTTGACAAAGACGGTTTTGACAATGTGCTTCCTTCGTATGATTTACTTAAAAAAATCGAAAAAACATTTTTAAAAAATCCGGATTGGATCTCAACACTGCCAAGAAAATTCAATACCGGGATTTCAGGCTCTCTCGCAAACAGATGTAATGTTTTTGGACATGACTGTTCTCTCGTACTTGCACAAAAAGACGGAGTATACGGTTACAATATGTTTCTTGGTGGCAGAGTCGGTATGATTGCAAAAAATGCAGACATATTTTTGGCAAACGAAGAAGAAGTTTTACAGGCCTACGGTGCACTTATAGCAATCTTTCAAAAGTATGGTTTCCGTGACAACAGAAACAAAAACAGACTGCACTTTCTCATTGAGGCTGTCGGCATGGCTGAAATTTCTGCAGCCATTCGTGATGTTGCAGGCGTAAATTTTGCCACCGCCGGTGACACAATGACACAAATAGATCCTGTAGACTCAGAACACGGAAAAATCCAACTTCGAGACGGTTCATTTGGAGTACAGATTATTGTACCTTCGGGAATATTTACAGGTAGCGATCTGATAAAAGTATCCGAGTTAAGCCAAAATCACGGCAATAACGAAATCAGATTCAGTGTTGAACAAAATATCTACATTCTAGGTGTCAAAGACACGGCTGCACTTTTAGAAGATCCCTTTTTTATAAAATATAAAAATATAAACACGCCTTACTTTAACAACCTTGTCGCCTGTGCAGGAACCAAACACTGTGCATTTGGCGTTATTGAAAACAAAGAGGATGCTATAGAAATGGCTGCATATTTAAGTAAGGCTGTTCCTCTTGAATCAGGGAGAGTACGAATGTACTGGTCTGCCTGTGTCAAAGGCTGCGGAACACATGAGATAGGAGACATCGGTTTTGAAGGCTGTAAAGCAAAAGTGAAAGGACAAACCGAGGACGGTGTCCACATAACCATAGGCGGAAAAATCGTCAGTGAGGGAAAAAACGGGTATACCGTTATCAAATCTGCTCCACTGAAATTTTCTAAATACTTTGTTGAGACTCTTGTGTTAGAATATAAAAAACTGCGTTTAAAAAACGAATCATTTGAAGCATTTCATGACAGAATTTTAGCACAGTATTCTCATGCATATATCGGTTTTTATATGCAACTCCAAGCTTATTTACGATTAAAAAACATTGCTATTGATTTAAATATCAATAAAATTCCAAAAACAGGACATATTGAAGAGTTTGAACTTTTTGAACTTGGCCGTAAGCTCTATTTTGCTCTCTCCAAACAAGAACCGTATACGGCATACAACAGATTTACAAATGAAAATCCAAGAGAAAAACTGATACCTCTCAATAAAATAGTTTCCGATATTGATAAGAACATCAATGAACTTGTTTTTAAGATGCTGGATGTTGAAGCAAAAAGAGCCGTTGTTTTTTCTGAACTGCTTCCATTAATCAACTTGGCTGACAATGATTAA